In Mangifera indica cultivar Alphonso chromosome 1, CATAS_Mindica_2.1, whole genome shotgun sequence, a single genomic region encodes these proteins:
- the LOC123217586 gene encoding uncharacterized protein LOC123217586 — translation MGRDKLLDSLDTLVKRLIELSPKLNLLGTSVLIGQGVPINQWQGKLEIFIKAMDGTIKEKKPQSDCDVWVADVQALAADVEEILNEIAGTQTLEEPSKNCFLCFTCRKGKAVLPVNDDLRTKIFRTSSQMATLNNRRPEIGLQLRDWMLCSAEIDMLGETDILSIPLQFPNEQPPHPEQEQPPTPEQEQPPPAQEHKAQVEIPLVQACNDP, via the coding sequence ATGGGGCGAGACAAGCTCCTTGATTCACTGGATACGTTAGTGAAAAGACTGATCGAGCTGTCCCCTAAGTTGAATCTCCTCGGAACTTCTGTTCTAATTGGCCAAGGTGTACCAATAAATCAATGGCAGGGCAAATTGGAGATTTTTATCAAGGCTATGGACGGAACGATTAAGGAGAAAAAGCCCCAATCTGACTGCGATGTGTGGGTGGCCGATGTCCAAGCGTTGGCTGCTGATGTGGAGGAGATACTGAATGAGATTGCTGGAACTCAGACGTTGGAAGAACCTTCAAAAAACTGCTTTCTTTGTTTCACATGTAGGAAAGGAAAAGCTGTTCTTCCAGTTAATGATGATCTGAGAACCAAAATATTCCGCACAAGCAGCCAAATGGCCACACTCAATAACAGGAGACCTGAAATTGGACTTCAATTGAGAGATTGGATGCTCTGTTCGGCTGAAATTGATATGCTGGGTGAAACTGATATTCTGAGTATCCCTCTTCAGTTTCCGAATGAACAACCTCCACATCCAGAACAAGAACAACCTCCAACTCCGGAACAAGAACAACCTCCTCCGGCGCAAGAACATAAAGCTCAAGTTGAGATTCCTCTTGTTCAAGCTTGCAATGATCCGTAA